One region of Gemmatimonadaceae bacterium genomic DNA includes:
- a CDS encoding Ig-like domain-containing protein codes for MRTHGPRWTTRLAGAAFAALILLNACGTDPVTPQGGDDGRNVPRVNSVVVSPAAPSLRVGESTVLSAEVRDQNGASMAGQAVAWTSGSASIATVSGNGTTATVTAISAGSALVLASVGGVSGSATVSVAAPPQQAPVALVRCAPASVTIPVGQTVALQSTAFDAAGNIIAGRPVSWSATPTSVATVTATGVVTGVSAGTAQITTIVEGQSSACIVTVTSVTSQVTLVVTNQLIATVQILVNGAPVGTVPAQSTRQTTVASTASMDVTFEVIEPRLGTRVLGDRMSGRWTLTAPTGTVNLNVDNLVGSQWYFAPLVNNLTGTSLLMAVNFGLQAENRCQCVVPPGGQRVFLGYYRLYSNSVLHAFRDGSSYTGPYWYFYDFGNAIARGSGVREFTFNVAP; via the coding sequence ATGCGTACCCACGGCCCTCGGTGGACGACGCGCCTTGCCGGCGCCGCGTTCGCCGCACTCATTCTCCTGAACGCCTGCGGAACCGATCCCGTCACGCCGCAAGGCGGCGACGACGGACGCAACGTCCCTCGTGTCAATTCGGTCGTCGTCTCCCCGGCAGCGCCATCGCTGCGCGTTGGCGAGAGCACCGTGCTCTCGGCCGAGGTGCGCGATCAGAACGGAGCGTCGATGGCCGGCCAGGCAGTGGCATGGACCAGCGGGTCGGCCTCGATCGCCACAGTAAGCGGAAACGGAACGACGGCAACGGTGACCGCAATCTCGGCGGGCAGCGCCCTTGTCCTCGCCTCGGTCGGAGGCGTCTCCGGGAGTGCGACGGTGTCGGTTGCCGCGCCGCCGCAGCAGGCGCCCGTCGCCCTCGTCCGCTGCGCGCCCGCGAGTGTCACGATCCCGGTTGGGCAGACGGTCGCGTTGCAGTCGACGGCGTTCGATGCGGCCGGCAACATCATCGCAGGTCGCCCCGTCAGCTGGTCCGCCACGCCAACGAGCGTCGCGACCGTGACCGCCACCGGAGTGGTGACCGGCGTCTCGGCGGGTACAGCCCAGATCACGACAATCGTCGAGGGGCAATCATCGGCGTGCATCGTCACGGTGACTTCCGTGACGAGCCAGGTGACGCTCGTCGTCACCAACCAGCTCATCGCCACCGTCCAGATCCTCGTGAACGGCGCGCCAGTCGGGACCGTCCCCGCACAGTCCACGCGCCAGACCACCGTTGCCTCCACGGCAAGCATGGACGTGACCTTCGAAGTGATCGAGCCACGTCTCGGGACGCGCGTGCTGGGCGACCGGATGAGCGGACGCTGGACGCTCACCGCACCTACCGGGACGGTGAACCTGAACGTCGACAACCTCGTGGGCAGTCAGTGGTACTTCGCGCCACTCGTCAACAACCTCACGGGAACCTCACTGCTGATGGCCGTCAACTTCGGCCTACAGGCAGAGAACAGATGCCAGTGCGTGGTGCCACCGGGCGGACAACGAGTGTTCCTGGGGTACTATCGCCTGTATTCCAACTCGGTCTTGCATGCGTTCAGGGATGGATCGAGCTACACCGGCCCGTATTGGTACTTCTACGACTTTGGCAACGCCATCGCGCGCGGATCCGGCGTGCGCGAGTTCACGTTCAACGTCGCCCCGTGA
- a CDS encoding serine hydrolase — MSPQRHTPSNLRAPRCVVALAVGATLLLATRAPAQELPRATVARIDSLFTPYSRTDAPGLAIAVVRDGRTIFAKGYGMADLEHRVAITPSTVFDVASVSKQFAGLAIAMLVGEGKIRLDDDIRRYIPEMSNIGQPITINHLVHHTSGMRDWPGSLGLAGWSFDDVISFQQILTMAYHQRSLNFVPGSEYTYSNTGYNLLAESVQRVTGQSFRAWTDANLFQPLGMTRTVFRDDHTVVIPDRALGYTRGADGRWHAVTNNLTALGSSSLMSTVEDLARWVINFDSMRVGGAQAMALTRTRGVLNDGSTIPYAFGLSHGEYRGAATIAHTGSWAGFATYVMHIPQQRFGVVVLANAPQVNPTRSAQLVTDILLGDQLAPVPAAVTRPVVQLTEEALAAYPGTYRLGPAWYATVRRAGGALTVQASGEEVAQTVARSDSELFVANYGASMVFRRDASGMVTGLVYRGRFSPRMSDREPAARALADYVGDYVSDELQATYAVEVKDGALVMRNRRHGVLTLTRRWGEEFGGSAFFVRSVQFVRDGKGKVNGLVVNIDERSRDIRFGKVR; from the coding sequence ATGTCCCCCCAACGCCACACGCCCTCCAACCTCCGCGCGCCCCGCTGCGTCGTCGCGCTTGCCGTCGGCGCCACCTTGCTGCTCGCGACGCGCGCGCCGGCGCAGGAGCTTCCGCGCGCCACCGTCGCGCGCATCGACTCGCTCTTCACGCCATACAGCCGCACCGATGCGCCTGGGCTCGCCATCGCCGTGGTGCGCGATGGACGCACGATCTTCGCCAAGGGGTACGGCATGGCCGACCTCGAGCACCGGGTGGCCATCACGCCGTCCACCGTCTTCGACGTCGCCTCCGTCTCCAAGCAGTTCGCGGGGCTGGCGATCGCCATGCTCGTCGGCGAAGGAAAGATCCGCCTCGACGACGACATCCGGCGCTACATCCCCGAGATGTCTAACATCGGACAGCCGATCACCATCAATCACCTGGTGCACCACACCAGCGGGATGCGCGACTGGCCCGGATCGCTGGGGCTCGCCGGTTGGAGCTTTGACGACGTCATCTCCTTCCAGCAGATCCTGACGATGGCGTACCATCAGCGCTCGCTCAACTTCGTCCCGGGGAGCGAGTACACCTACTCCAACACGGGCTACAATCTCCTGGCCGAGTCGGTGCAGCGGGTGACTGGGCAGTCATTCCGGGCGTGGACCGACGCGAATCTCTTTCAGCCGTTAGGGATGACGCGCACCGTTTTCCGCGACGATCATACGGTCGTGATCCCCGACCGGGCGCTGGGCTACACGCGCGGAGCCGACGGGCGGTGGCATGCCGTCACCAACAACCTCACCGCACTCGGCTCCAGCTCGCTCATGAGCACCGTCGAGGACCTGGCGCGCTGGGTCATCAACTTCGACTCCATGCGCGTGGGCGGGGCGCAGGCCATGGCGCTCACGCGCACGCGCGGTGTGCTCAACGACGGGTCGACGATTCCGTACGCCTTCGGCCTCTCGCACGGCGAGTATCGCGGCGCGGCCACCATTGCGCACACCGGGTCATGGGCCGGCTTCGCCACCTACGTCATGCACATCCCGCAGCAACGCTTCGGCGTCGTGGTGCTGGCCAACGCGCCGCAGGTGAATCCCACGCGATCGGCGCAATTGGTGACCGATATCCTCCTTGGCGACCAGCTCGCCCCCGTGCCAGCCGCCGTCACGCGGCCCGTGGTGCAGCTGACGGAAGAGGCGCTCGCCGCGTACCCGGGGACGTATCGCCTGGGCCCGGCGTGGTACGCGACCGTCCGCCGTGCCGGCGGGGCGCTCACCGTGCAGGCAAGCGGCGAGGAGGTGGCACAAACCGTGGCGCGCTCCGACAGCGAGCTGTTCGTCGCCAACTACGGCGCGTCGATGGTGTTCCGGCGCGATGCCAGCGGCATGGTGACTGGGCTCGTCTATCGTGGGCGCTTCTCACCGCGCATGAGCGACCGTGAACCAGCGGCGCGAGCCCTGGCCGACTACGTGGGGGATTATGTGAGCGACGAGCTGCAGGCGACGTATGCCGTCGAGGTGAAGGATGGCGCGCTCGTGATGCGCAACCGGCGACATGGCGTGCTGACGCTCACGCGGCGGTGGGGAGAGGAGTTCGGCGGAAGCGCGTTCTTCGTGCGGTCCGTGCAGTTCGTGCGGGATGGGAAGGGGAAGGTGAACGGGTTGGTGGTGAACATCGATGAGCGGAGCCGGGACATCCGGTTCGGAAAGGTGCGTTAG
- a CDS encoding S9 family peptidase, which produces MSIAPRSRCVVMPRLPGVHPLVAIATSLAAATAALALPARAQAQRRPLARGVPATRVTPAIDTIHGVAVEDRFRWLESQTAPDVLAWIDAQYRYALQVLGPETALRRALGARLRDLLDVPTSSPPRRGGDFEYFTLRRKGEEVAAIYRRRWSPTAGRFEPDSQYERVINPLDLRADGTTSVGIEGLSPDGSLLMYSVRDGGPDETTVKIRDLRSGKDLPDSLPRALYGALSFAPDGQGFYYVHRSRYEGPRFRYHGLGQSPGRDSLIFGDFILPTHFLAVTSALKGRYRIYTISAGWARNDIVLEDTQTGTRTSLTEGTNAHFTPQVVDDELWLRTDLDAPRGKLVAVDLANPSRSAWRTVIPEGDDVLDAFTLIEGKLYVTYLRNASHRIAVFSRNGAPAGDVAVPANATVSIRGGDKGKALLTIASFTQPGITYALDLATGSRTVYEASKVPFDTAAFEVAQHWYRSKDGTRAPLWVVQKRGHVRSRNTPALLHGYGGFAVNLGPRFDARAALWVERGGIYVQATLRGGNEFGEAWHKGGMLANKQNVFDDFTSAAQFLVDSSFTSPERLAIRGVSNGGLLMGAALTQRPDLFAAAFVGVPDLDLVRFPWFVTQNNAPALLEYGDARVPAEFEALRRFSPYQNVRDGVKYPAIMVQTGINDTRVPPWQARRFAARLQEATASGKPVILLHDLRSGHAGGRSMSGNVELATREMEFLLRHVGALR; this is translated from the coding sequence ATGTCCATCGCCCCGCGCAGCCGTTGTGTCGTGATGCCCCGATTGCCCGGTGTTCACCCGCTCGTCGCAATCGCGACGAGCCTAGCGGCAGCGACCGCCGCACTCGCCCTTCCGGCGCGTGCACAGGCGCAACGCCGCCCGCTTGCGCGCGGTGTCCCCGCAACGCGCGTCACGCCTGCCATCGACACGATTCACGGCGTCGCCGTGGAAGACCGCTTTCGATGGTTGGAGTCGCAAACTGCCCCCGACGTGCTGGCCTGGATCGACGCGCAGTACCGGTATGCGCTACAGGTGCTCGGCCCCGAGACCGCTCTCCGCCGTGCACTGGGCGCGCGCCTTCGCGATCTGCTCGACGTGCCGACTTCGTCGCCGCCGCGCCGGGGCGGTGACTTCGAGTACTTCACGCTGCGGCGGAAAGGGGAAGAGGTAGCGGCCATCTATCGTCGTCGCTGGTCGCCCACCGCCGGTCGCTTCGAACCCGATTCGCAGTACGAGCGCGTGATCAACCCGCTCGACCTGCGCGCCGATGGAACTACGAGCGTGGGGATCGAGGGGCTGTCGCCCGATGGGTCGCTCCTGATGTACTCGGTGCGCGACGGCGGCCCCGACGAGACCACGGTGAAGATCCGCGACCTGCGGAGTGGCAAGGATCTCCCGGACTCGCTCCCCCGCGCGCTGTACGGGGCGCTCTCCTTTGCGCCTGACGGACAGGGGTTCTACTATGTCCATCGCTCGCGCTACGAGGGGCCGCGCTTTCGCTATCACGGCCTCGGGCAATCGCCGGGACGCGACTCGCTTATCTTCGGCGACTTCATCCTCCCCACGCACTTCCTCGCCGTCACCTCCGCGCTCAAGGGGCGCTATCGCATCTACACCATCTCGGCCGGCTGGGCGCGCAACGATATCGTCCTCGAGGACACGCAGACGGGGACGCGCACCTCGCTCACCGAGGGGACCAATGCGCACTTCACCCCGCAGGTGGTCGACGACGAACTCTGGCTCCGCACCGATCTCGACGCCCCGCGCGGGAAGCTGGTGGCGGTCGATCTCGCCAATCCGAGTCGCTCGGCGTGGCGCACCGTGATTCCCGAGGGAGACGACGTCCTCGACGCTTTCACGCTGATCGAGGGGAAACTCTACGTTACCTACCTGCGGAATGCTAGCCATCGTATCGCCGTCTTTTCTCGCAATGGCGCACCGGCGGGCGACGTTGCAGTCCCCGCCAACGCGACCGTTTCCATCCGTGGCGGCGACAAGGGGAAGGCGCTCCTCACCATCGCCTCGTTCACACAGCCGGGTATCACGTACGCGCTCGACCTTGCCACCGGCTCGCGTACCGTGTACGAGGCGAGCAAGGTCCCCTTCGATACCGCGGCCTTCGAGGTGGCGCAGCACTGGTATCGCTCCAAGGACGGGACGCGCGCCCCGCTCTGGGTGGTGCAGAAGCGTGGCCACGTTCGCAGTCGCAACACGCCGGCGCTCCTCCATGGCTACGGCGGCTTTGCCGTCAACCTCGGCCCCCGCTTCGACGCGCGAGCCGCGCTCTGGGTGGAACGTGGCGGGATCTACGTGCAGGCGACGCTGCGCGGCGGCAACGAGTTTGGCGAGGCGTGGCACAAGGGCGGGATGCTCGCCAACAAGCAGAATGTCTTCGACGACTTCACGAGTGCCGCGCAGTTCCTGGTGGACAGCAGCTTCACCTCGCCCGAGCGGCTCGCCATTCGGGGCGTGAGCAACGGCGGGCTCCTGATGGGGGCGGCGCTCACGCAACGTCCGGATCTCTTTGCCGCCGCCTTCGTCGGCGTCCCCGACCTGGACCTGGTACGCTTCCCCTGGTTTGTCACTCAGAACAACGCGCCGGCGCTCCTCGAGTACGGCGATGCACGCGTGCCCGCGGAGTTCGAGGCGCTGCGCCGCTTCTCCCCATACCAGAACGTGCGCGATGGGGTGAAGTACCCCGCCATCATGGTGCAGACCGGGATCAACGACACGCGCGTCCCGCCGTGGCAAGCGCGGCGCTTCGCGGCGCGCCTGCAGGAAGCAACGGCATCGGGAAAGCCGGTCATCCTCCTCCACGACTTGCGCTCCGGCCACGCCGGCGGACGATCGATGAGCGGGAACGTGGAGCTGGCGACGCGTGAGATGGAGTTCCTGCTGCGGCACGTTGGCGCGCTGCGCTGA